Proteins encoded in a region of the Haloarcula sp. CBA1129 genome:
- a CDS encoding nucleoside phosphorylase → MAKQPHLLVEPGDLTDIALVPGDPGRVDRIAGLCDDHEVVAENREYKLVNATYDGRELTICSTGIGSPSTAIAVEELEAVGVETLIRVGTTGALQEGIEIGDMVVANGAAKDEGTSQRYESKSVPAVPDYDVLSSLVDAAEANDEDVHVGPIATDDAFYAETDEYINDWEDAGLLAVEMEAAALFSLCRRKGLRSGAICTVDGNLVEGTQKGETEDEELPEKAKNNVERAIEISLTATTSL, encoded by the coding sequence ATGGCGAAACAACCCCATCTACTCGTCGAACCGGGTGACCTGACAGACATCGCGCTCGTACCGGGCGACCCCGGGCGCGTCGACCGCATTGCAGGCCTCTGTGACGACCACGAGGTCGTCGCGGAGAACCGCGAGTACAAGCTCGTCAATGCGACCTACGACGGCCGCGAACTGACGATCTGCTCGACCGGTATCGGGTCGCCGTCGACGGCCATTGCTGTCGAGGAACTGGAAGCGGTCGGCGTCGAGACCCTCATCCGCGTTGGCACGACCGGCGCGCTTCAGGAAGGCATCGAAATCGGCGACATGGTCGTCGCTAACGGCGCAGCCAAGGACGAGGGAACGTCCCAGCGCTACGAATCCAAGTCTGTCCCGGCTGTCCCCGACTACGACGTGCTCTCGTCGCTAGTCGACGCCGCCGAGGCGAACGACGAAGACGTTCACGTCGGCCCCATCGCCACGGACGACGCCTTCTACGCGGAGACGGACGAGTACATCAACGACTGGGAAGACGCCGGTCTGCTCGCCGTCGAGATGGAGGCCGCCGCGCTGTTCTCGCTGTGTCGTCGCAAGGGCCTGCGCTCGGGCGCTATCTGTACCGTCGACGGGAACCTCGTCGAGGGGACACAGAAGGGCGAAACCGAAGACGAGGAGCTCCCCGAGAAAGCCAAGAACAACGTCGAGCGCGCCATCGAAATCAGTCTGACAGCGACCACGTCGCTGTAG